From Pelosinus fermentans DSM 17108, the proteins below share one genomic window:
- a CDS encoding heavy metal translocating P-type ATPase — protein sequence MRQERVAVKGCGKIMTVLKENQASADLQSGTFKIGGMTCAVCASRIEKGLTKLAGVNKAVVNFAAEKATVSYDPAQVSVKEIGEKIEKLGYQVIKDKVNFKITGMSCATCANRIEKGLNKLPGIYGAVVNLAAEKATVEYDPREITIEQMKAKVDALGFKAHDITDHNPNQEDTAKETEFNHQKKRLILSAVLSFPLLLGMTLHVLGIMGGLTDLLHNPYLQLVLATPVQFVAGLQFYRGAYSALRNGSSNMDVLVALGTSAAYFYSIANIVRGIPELYFETSAILITLIILGKLLEARAKGHTSEAIKALMGLQAKTARVIRNGEEMDVMIEAVVVGDLIVVRPGEKIPVDGIIMEGNSAVDESMLTGESLPVDKKVDDTVVGATINKFGTFTFKATKVGKDTALAQIVRIVEEAQGSKAPIQRFADVVSGFFVPTIIGIAVLTFLGWYFVMDPGNFSRALINCTAVLVIACPCALGLATPTSIMVGTGKGAENGILIKGAEHLENAHKLTSIVLDKTGTITKGEPDVTDIIPLSDLAEKELLALAVRAEKKSEHPLAQAIVKFGQIRGSAVTDPDSFTAIPGYGVEAAIEGKRILVGTRKLMRENDIAIDALIPQIEGLEEQGKTVMLMSSDKEMLGLLAVADTVKEHSAKAVSELKALGLEVWMITGDNERTARTIAAQVGIEHVMFEVLPEHKAQKVESLRKEGKVVAMVGDGINDAPALAIADVGFAIGTGTDVAIEAADITLMRGDLSGIVAAIKLSKATMTNIKQNLFWALIYNSLGIPVAVAGYLSPVVAGAAMAFSSVSVVMNALRLKRFKPYN from the coding sequence ATGAGACAAGAGCGAGTTGCTGTAAAAGGATGTGGAAAAATCATGACGGTTTTGAAAGAAAATCAGGCAAGTGCTGATTTACAATCAGGTACCTTTAAGATTGGCGGTATGACTTGTGCTGTCTGCGCAAGCCGGATCGAAAAAGGGTTAACAAAACTAGCTGGTGTAAATAAAGCGGTGGTGAATTTCGCTGCTGAGAAAGCCACTGTGTCTTATGATCCGGCACAGGTGAGTGTGAAAGAGATTGGAGAAAAGATCGAAAAACTTGGCTACCAAGTGATTAAAGATAAAGTAAATTTTAAAATTACAGGTATGAGTTGCGCTACTTGTGCCAATCGTATTGAAAAAGGGCTGAATAAATTGCCGGGCATCTACGGTGCGGTTGTTAACCTGGCTGCTGAAAAAGCGACGGTAGAGTATGATCCCAGGGAAATAACCATCGAACAGATGAAAGCCAAAGTGGATGCATTAGGATTTAAAGCACATGATATAACGGATCATAATCCAAATCAGGAGGATACAGCCAAAGAGACCGAATTTAATCATCAAAAAAAACGGCTGATACTATCCGCAGTGCTGTCATTTCCTTTATTACTAGGCATGACGCTGCATGTTCTGGGTATTATGGGAGGTCTTACCGATTTATTGCACAATCCATATTTGCAATTGGTTTTAGCCACACCCGTACAGTTTGTGGCTGGGCTTCAGTTCTATCGAGGTGCTTATTCTGCTTTGCGCAATGGCAGTTCGAATATGGATGTATTGGTAGCTCTAGGAACGTCCGCTGCATATTTTTATAGTATCGCTAATATCGTGCGCGGTATACCCGAATTGTATTTTGAAACCTCTGCTATTTTGATTACCCTCATCATCTTAGGAAAGCTGCTGGAAGCAAGAGCTAAAGGACACACTTCGGAAGCCATAAAAGCACTTATGGGCCTGCAAGCGAAAACGGCTCGTGTCATCCGAAATGGCGAAGAAATGGATGTTATGATCGAAGCCGTAGTAGTCGGCGACCTTATCGTCGTGCGACCTGGTGAAAAAATTCCTGTAGATGGCATTATTATGGAGGGAAATTCCGCAGTTGATGAATCCATGCTGACTGGTGAAAGCCTTCCTGTTGATAAAAAAGTCGATGATACAGTCGTTGGTGCAACCATTAATAAATTTGGTACCTTTACCTTTAAGGCCACTAAGGTGGGAAAAGATACAGCCCTTGCCCAAATTGTACGGATTGTGGAAGAGGCACAAGGATCAAAAGCGCCGATTCAACGTTTTGCCGATGTGGTTTCAGGTTTTTTTGTGCCTACGATCATCGGTATTGCCGTACTGACCTTCTTAGGATGGTATTTTGTCATGGACCCAGGTAATTTTTCTCGTGCTCTGATTAATTGTACTGCTGTATTGGTCATTGCTTGCCCATGTGCATTGGGATTGGCTACGCCTACCTCGATCATGGTAGGAACGGGTAAAGGCGCTGAGAATGGCATTCTGATTAAAGGCGCTGAGCACTTGGAAAATGCCCATAAGCTGACTTCCATTGTGTTAGATAAAACCGGTACGATTACTAAGGGCGAGCCCGATGTAACGGATATTATTCCCCTATCAGATCTAGCAGAAAAAGAACTGTTAGCCTTGGCGGTGCGAGCAGAAAAAAAATCAGAACATCCCTTGGCCCAGGCCATTGTTAAATTTGGTCAGATTCGGGGAAGCGCTGTTACTGATCCGGATTCCTTCACTGCCATTCCTGGATATGGGGTAGAAGCCGCGATTGAAGGAAAAAGAATCTTGGTGGGTACGCGAAAATTAATGCGGGAAAATGATATTGCTATCGATGCTCTCATCCCCCAGATTGAGGGACTGGAAGAGCAGGGAAAAACAGTTATGCTGATGTCTTCAGACAAAGAAATGCTAGGACTGCTAGCTGTAGCGGATACCGTAAAGGAACATTCTGCAAAAGCAGTGTCTGAGCTTAAGGCATTAGGGCTGGAAGTGTGGATGATCACTGGTGATAATGAACGTACGGCTCGCACCATTGCTGCGCAAGTCGGCATTGAACATGTGATGTTTGAAGTTCTGCCGGAACATAAAGCGCAAAAAGTAGAATCCTTAAGAAAAGAAGGCAAGGTAGTAGCCATGGTAGGTGACGGCATTAATGATGCTCCGGCTTTAGCGATTGCTGATGTTGGGTTTGCCATTGGAACAGGTACTGACGTAGCAATCGAGGCAGCGGACATTACACTGATGCGGGGAGATTTGAGTGGAATTGTTGCTGCTATTAAGCTGAGTAAGGCGACAATGACCAATATTAAACAAAATCTCTTCTGGGCGCTCATCTATAACTCATTAGGTATCCCAGTGGCAGTTGCAGGCTATTTATCACCTGTAGTAGCTGGGGCAGCTATGGCATTTAGCTCTGTATCCGTAGTCATGAATGCACTCAGGCTAAAACGGTTTAAGCCATATAATTAA
- a CDS encoding sensor histidine kinase translates to MNSITYRITGLMFLAVALTVFLLIYLMNVQMTEQFTEYLIVQQMEAGQHGMMKHTPNPMMMVMGSLEETFLASVHQSLIWVGMAVLVAGLAASYALARSITVPLRNLSSAAEQIEQGNFNQKVPIETKDEVGHLAAIFNRMAETLTINTNLRRQFLANIAHELRTPLSIIQGHLEGMVDGVIDPSKEQLASLHEEAIRLNRLITDLRDLSLAEVRQLAMEKSRIDINQIISRSVYMLKPLSDEKEISVSCLLAQDLPEIEADADRISQVFYNIFVNAIRYSPIKGSVKIITEKSEAAGRSWIKISVADKGPGIDQEDIPYLFDHFYRGDKSRDRKSGGSGLGLAVVKQLVEIHGGKVAVSSQLGEGSVFEILLPIELEEESKHYT, encoded by the coding sequence ATGAATAGCATTACCTATCGCATTACAGGACTCATGTTTCTGGCAGTGGCGTTAACCGTGTTCTTGCTGATCTATCTGATGAATGTACAGATGACTGAGCAATTTACAGAATATCTAATTGTTCAGCAGATGGAAGCTGGTCAGCACGGTATGATGAAGCATACGCCAAATCCAATGATGATGGTCATGGGGTCTTTGGAAGAAACGTTTTTGGCCTCTGTTCACCAGTCTCTTATTTGGGTTGGGATGGCCGTTTTAGTCGCGGGTCTGGCGGCGAGCTATGCTTTGGCTCGCAGTATTACTGTGCCTTTGCGCAATTTGAGCAGTGCTGCTGAGCAAATTGAACAAGGTAATTTTAATCAGAAAGTACCCATTGAAACCAAAGATGAAGTCGGACATTTGGCCGCTATTTTTAACCGGATGGCTGAGACGCTGACAATCAATACGAATCTTCGTAGGCAGTTTTTGGCCAATATTGCTCATGAGCTTCGCACTCCACTGTCTATTATTCAGGGACACTTGGAGGGGATGGTGGATGGAGTGATTGATCCCAGCAAGGAACAGCTTGCTTCTTTGCATGAAGAGGCGATTCGCCTAAATCGCCTGATTACAGATCTGCGGGATTTGTCCCTGGCTGAAGTCCGCCAATTAGCGATGGAAAAAAGCAGAATTGATATTAATCAGATTATTAGTCGCTCCGTGTATATGCTAAAGCCGTTATCTGACGAAAAAGAGATCTCTGTTTCCTGCTTACTTGCACAAGACCTTCCCGAAATCGAAGCAGATGCAGATCGGATCAGTCAAGTTTTTTATAATATTTTTGTGAATGCCATTCGCTATTCTCCTATTAAGGGCTCTGTAAAAATCATAACCGAGAAGAGTGAAGCAGCGGGGCGGTCATGGATTAAAATATCTGTGGCAGACAAAGGTCCGGGGATTGATCAGGAAGATATACCATACCTCTTTGACCATTTTTACCGGGGGGACAAATCCCGGGATCGAAAAAGTGGTGGATCAGGTCTCGGGCTGGCCGTTGTTAAGCAGCTGGTAGAGATTCATGGTGGCAAGGTAGCAGTAAGCAGTCAATTAGGAGAAGGAAGTGTATTTGAAATACTACTGCCAATAGAGCTAGAAGAAGAGAGTAAGCATTACACATGA
- a CDS encoding response regulator transcription factor, translating to MGNLLYGYCSYDGILIGMNNGHSLLQWESVSIIRTRVYERRDIVIQYAVLIVDDDVKLVKLLQTYFEKEGCLVYSAANGLDALQVVREQKPDIMILDLMLPGLDGLDVCRRIRKDNDIPILMLTARDEEQDRLVGLEIGADDYVTKPFSPKEVVARAKAILRRTNKEVVRSGLIIAGKLMIDLERHQVTKAGLALELTPTEFKILELLAANAGRVYSRLQIVEQTQGHTFEGYERTIDAHIKNLRRKVEINPKEPQYIQTIYGIGYKFASETNE from the coding sequence ATGGGCAACCTCCTTTATGGCTATTGCTCATATGATGGAATTTTGATAGGAATGAATAATGGACACAGTCTTCTGCAATGGGAGTCTGTGTCCATTATTCGCACAAGAGTGTATGAAAGGAGAGATATTGTGATTCAATATGCAGTATTAATTGTAGATGATGACGTAAAGCTAGTAAAGCTGCTGCAAACTTACTTTGAAAAAGAGGGCTGTCTTGTTTACTCTGCAGCGAATGGGTTGGATGCCTTGCAGGTAGTACGAGAGCAAAAGCCGGACATTATGATATTAGATTTGATGCTGCCTGGTCTTGATGGTTTGGACGTTTGCCGGAGAATTCGCAAAGATAATGATATTCCAATTCTCATGCTTACTGCTCGTGATGAAGAGCAGGATCGCTTAGTGGGGCTTGAAATTGGTGCGGATGATTATGTGACGAAGCCATTTAGTCCCAAAGAGGTGGTAGCGCGGGCAAAAGCGATCTTACGCCGTACCAATAAGGAAGTTGTGCGCAGCGGGCTCATTATAGCGGGAAAGCTGATGATTGATTTAGAGCGTCATCAGGTTACGAAGGCTGGCTTAGCCTTGGAGCTGACGCCAACGGAGTTTAAAATTTTGGAATTACTAGCTGCTAATGCTGGCAGGGTTTATAGTCGGTTGCAAATTGTTGAACAAACCCAGGGGCATACTTTTGAGGGGTATGAGCGCACGATTGATGCCCATATTAAGAACTTGCGGCGGAAAGTTGAAATCAATCCGAAGGAACCTCAGTATATACAGACAATATACGGGATTGGCTATAAATTTGCCAGTGAAACCAATGAATAG
- a CDS encoding metal-sensitive transcriptional regulator, with translation MLTDKEKSELKLRLKKIAGQINGIDKMLDDGRYCVDVVQQILAARAALNKVSLIIMESHAKSCMVTAIKEDRAEQSIEELMQLLKQFTK, from the coding sequence GTGTTAACGGATAAAGAAAAAAGTGAATTAAAATTACGGCTGAAAAAAATTGCAGGGCAGATCAATGGTATCGATAAAATGTTGGATGACGGACGGTACTGTGTCGATGTGGTTCAGCAAATATTGGCAGCTCGTGCTGCTTTAAATAAGGTATCACTCATTATTATGGAAAGTCATGCAAAAAGCTGTATGGTTACAGCGATCAAAGAAGACCGTGCCGAACAAAGTATTGAAGAACTAATGCAGCTTTTGAAACAATTTACTAAATAA
- the rpsD gene encoding 30S ribosomal protein S4 has product MATRREPRFKLCRRLGVNIFGHPKAMNKATRDNSRSGRKLSNYGIQLLEKQKIKAYYGLFEKQFVRYVDKAMKSKEITGTALLKALECRLDNLVYRIGFASSIRQARQLVSHGHILVNGLRVNIPSYGVPVDSVISLSEKQRTNEMIVSNFLELQSFASPYIEKNLEDFSGKLIRLPNREEIPIEVNEIYAIEFYSK; this is encoded by the coding sequence ATGGCAACAAGAAGAGAACCAAGGTTTAAATTATGCAGAAGACTAGGTGTTAATATTTTTGGTCATCCTAAAGCAATGAATAAAGCAACGAGAGACAATAGCCGATCCGGCAGAAAGTTATCAAATTACGGGATTCAGCTTTTGGAAAAGCAAAAAATTAAAGCCTATTATGGACTTTTTGAAAAACAGTTTGTACGTTATGTTGATAAAGCGATGAAAAGCAAGGAAATCACAGGTACTGCCTTATTGAAAGCATTGGAATGCCGATTAGACAATCTCGTATATCGAATTGGTTTTGCCAGTTCCATTCGGCAGGCCCGGCAGCTAGTCAGTCATGGTCATATCCTCGTTAATGGACTGAGGGTAAATATCCCATCCTATGGAGTACCAGTTGATAGTGTTATCTCTTTAAGCGAAAAACAGCGGACAAATGAAATGATCGTTTCTAACTTCCTGGAACTTCAAAGTTTTGCATCACCTTATATTGAAAAGAACCTGGAAGATTTCAGCGGAAAATTGATACGGCTGCCAAATAGAGAAGAAATTCCTATTGAAGTAAATGAAATTTACGCAATTGAATTCTATTCCAAATAA
- a CDS encoding DEAD/DEAH box helicase translates to MLTDAKIQERAATSSSYVKGCQYYRNGNVKDIKYSQHEQAYKAQVVGSEVYTVRVNFNNYHEVDGYECDCPAFSSYYHGMCKHIVAVLKVMQAHWEIYFGKGKTTILTHAAQELLDFFNHDMLEPSSYQSVPIRMIPTYGFSLESRGKRSWLEFSLGNEKLYVMKNIPQLLDALDTQEEIIYGKNFILKPREALFDEQAKSLLHLLQSAYADDKQLADWNPYASTVSAFGDARRLKMTNSNMLKFFTIMEEVPFCVEINHEKVSGVQIVKERPAVNLSVKAVVGGLKLRMETGNDVFYGLDTDFQYIYHQKTIYKVDPLFASCIRPLMKCFYENKKSEVYIPEEEAANFFSSVVPALENIGTVHISSTLLKKFHKEPLEIEIYFDRFTDGIRARVGFKYGDLTIDPLAPSEGTLHTISGKMLLRLKKEENRILTLFQRYGFVIMEGQLVQADEEKTYDFLQEGLHQLQNLAEVFYSDDFKNSRITYTGRVSAGVKLNTKTDMLEFSLHYEDMQPSELFALLASYKLKKRYHRLENGAFIPLDSTDLQIVNTLLEQLDLNPADIENKVIELPKYRAMYIDSLARESSDFHLGRDHSFKKMVQDILEPQDVEYPIPEGIQGKLRDYQKVGFKWLKSLASYGFGGILADDMGLGKTLQVITFLMSEKESENIPSLVVAPTSLVYNWQQEVERFAPALKVMIISGNQEERQEQLNHIDEVDLAVTSYALMKRDIEFYESRIFKYCFIDEAQHIKNPNTLNAKSVKKIRAKGYFALTGTPIENTLTELWSIFDFIMPGYLKTHKFFSNQFEIPISKNREGEALTELGRCIKPFILRRMKKAVLKELPEKIESRMVNEMTEEQAKLYAAWILQVKTEFENEVQNHGFAKSQIKILSLLTRLRQLCCHPSLFIANYHGGSGKLEMLTELLEDAVSGGHRILLFSQFTGMLAIIKQELESRNIGYYYLDGSTKAEERIKLVNSFNGGEKDVFLISLKAGGTGLNLTGADMVIHYDPWWNPAVEEQATDRAYRIGQKNSVQVCKLITKNTIEEKIYELQQKKREMIDALIQPGENFLAKMSEEEIRKLFEA, encoded by the coding sequence GTGCTAACAGATGCAAAAATTCAAGAAAGAGCTGCAACCAGCAGTTCCTATGTAAAGGGCTGCCAATATTATCGAAACGGGAATGTGAAGGATATAAAATATTCGCAGCACGAACAGGCGTATAAAGCCCAGGTAGTAGGAAGTGAAGTATATACAGTAAGGGTTAATTTCAATAATTATCACGAAGTGGACGGATATGAATGTGATTGCCCGGCATTTTCTAGTTATTACCATGGAATGTGCAAACATATTGTCGCTGTCTTAAAGGTAATGCAGGCCCATTGGGAAATTTATTTTGGTAAAGGCAAGACAACCATTCTGACTCATGCAGCCCAGGAACTATTAGATTTTTTTAATCATGACATGCTAGAACCTAGCTCGTATCAGTCAGTACCCATTAGAATGATACCTACCTATGGTTTTTCTTTAGAATCAAGAGGGAAACGGAGTTGGCTGGAGTTTTCCCTTGGAAACGAGAAACTGTATGTTATGAAGAATATTCCTCAACTTCTGGATGCTCTAGATACCCAGGAGGAGATTATTTATGGTAAAAACTTTATATTAAAGCCACGGGAAGCCCTGTTTGATGAGCAAGCCAAGTCGTTACTCCATTTATTGCAGTCTGCTTATGCTGATGATAAACAACTTGCAGACTGGAATCCCTATGCTTCTACTGTATCTGCCTTTGGTGATGCGCGGCGTTTGAAAATGACTAATTCGAATATGCTGAAGTTTTTTACGATCATGGAAGAGGTTCCGTTTTGCGTGGAGATCAATCATGAGAAAGTTTCTGGTGTCCAGATTGTTAAGGAACGGCCAGCCGTCAATTTATCGGTGAAGGCGGTTGTAGGGGGCCTGAAGCTTAGGATGGAGACAGGGAATGATGTATTCTATGGATTGGATACCGATTTTCAATATATTTATCATCAGAAGACGATCTATAAGGTAGATCCCTTATTTGCCAGTTGTATCAGGCCGTTGATGAAGTGCTTTTATGAAAATAAGAAATCGGAAGTGTATATCCCAGAGGAGGAGGCAGCCAATTTCTTTTCCTCTGTAGTACCTGCCTTAGAGAACATTGGAACGGTTCATATTAGCAGCACACTTCTTAAAAAATTTCATAAGGAGCCACTGGAAATAGAAATATATTTTGATCGGTTTACAGATGGCATTCGTGCAAGGGTTGGCTTTAAGTATGGTGATCTAACCATTGATCCTTTAGCTCCATCTGAAGGAACTTTGCATACGATCTCTGGGAAAATGCTGTTGCGTTTGAAAAAAGAAGAAAACCGAATACTTACCCTTTTTCAACGCTATGGCTTTGTGATAATGGAAGGGCAACTTGTGCAGGCAGATGAAGAGAAAACCTACGATTTCTTACAGGAGGGACTGCATCAGCTGCAAAATCTTGCAGAGGTCTTTTATTCTGATGATTTTAAGAATAGTAGAATTACCTATACGGGTAGAGTTTCCGCGGGAGTGAAGCTGAATACCAAAACGGATATGCTGGAGTTTTCTCTGCATTATGAAGATATGCAGCCCAGTGAATTATTTGCCTTATTGGCGTCCTATAAACTAAAGAAACGCTATCATCGATTGGAAAATGGCGCATTTATTCCTCTTGATTCGACTGACTTACAGATCGTGAATACGCTGCTGGAACAGCTTGATTTAAATCCTGCCGATATAGAAAATAAAGTTATTGAATTGCCTAAATATCGTGCCATGTATATTGACAGCCTGGCTAGAGAGTCCAGTGATTTTCACTTGGGACGGGATCACTCTTTCAAGAAAATGGTGCAGGACATTTTGGAGCCCCAGGATGTAGAATATCCGATTCCAGAGGGGATTCAAGGGAAGCTCAGAGACTATCAAAAAGTCGGTTTCAAATGGCTGAAGTCTCTTGCCAGTTATGGCTTTGGCGGTATATTGGCTGATGATATGGGCCTGGGGAAGACCCTGCAAGTCATTACCTTCCTGATGTCTGAGAAAGAAAGTGAAAATATACCTTCTTTAGTCGTTGCTCCTACTTCTCTTGTTTACAATTGGCAGCAGGAAGTAGAGCGGTTCGCGCCTGCCTTAAAGGTCATGATCATTTCCGGGAATCAAGAGGAACGGCAGGAACAATTGAATCATATTGACGAAGTGGACTTGGCTGTGACCTCCTATGCGCTGATGAAACGTGATATTGAATTCTATGAGAGCCGAATCTTCAAGTATTGCTTTATTGATGAAGCCCAGCATATTAAAAATCCAAATACACTAAATGCAAAGTCGGTAAAAAAAATTAGAGCAAAAGGATATTTTGCTCTGACGGGAACACCGATTGAAAATACATTAACAGAATTATGGTCAATTTTTGATTTTATAATGCCTGGCTATCTAAAAACCCATAAATTCTTTTCGAATCAATTTGAGATACCCATTAGCAAGAATCGGGAAGGAGAGGCTCTTACGGAGCTTGGACGCTGCATCAAGCCTTTTATTCTTAGAAGAATGAAAAAAGCAGTTTTAAAAGAACTTCCCGAAAAGATTGAAAGTAGAATGGTTAATGAAATGACTGAGGAGCAGGCCAAATTATATGCTGCCTGGATCCTGCAAGTGAAAACAGAATTTGAAAATGAGGTGCAGAATCATGGTTTTGCCAAAAGCCAGATCAAGATACTGTCCCTATTGACCAGGCTGCGGCAATTATGCTGTCACCCGTCTCTTTTTATCGCAAACTATCATGGCGGCAGTGGTAAATTGGAGATGCTGACAGAACTGCTGGAGGATGCAGTAAGCGGCGGACATCGGATTTTGCTGTTCTCTCAATTTACGGGAATGTTAGCCATTATAAAACAGGAGCTGGAATCCAGAAATATTGGATATTATTATCTGGATGGGTCTACTAAAGCAGAGGAACGTATCAAACTCGTCAACTCTTTCAATGGGGGTGAGAAGGATGTCTTTCTCATATCACTAAAAGCCGGCGGTACAGGATTGAATCTGACTGGTGCGGATATGGTCATTCATTATGATCCCTGGTGGAACCCTGCCGTGGAAGAACAAGCTACTGATCGAGCGTATCGCATCGGGCAGAAGAATTCAGTACAGGTATGTAAATTAATCACGAAAAATACGATTGAAGAAAAAATTTATGAATTGCAGCAAAAAAAACGTGAGATGATTGATGCGCTAATTCAGCCAGGAGAAAACTTCTTGGCTAAAATGAGTGAAGAGGAGATTCGTAAATTATTTGAGGCGTAA
- a CDS encoding cysteine ABC transporter substrate-binding protein: MKNIKKILAVFFSAVILVGILAGCGSKATPEPKKDQAAKSSIEEIKQRGKIKIGVFSDKPPFGFVDANGKNQGFDVFIAKRFAKDLLGDESKVEFVLVEAASRVEFLQANKVDLILANFTVTDERKQKVDFANPYMKVALGVVSPNGEPITSVDQLKGKKLIVNKGTTAETFFTKNYPDIELLKYDQNTEAFEALKDKRGVALAHDNTLLFAWARENTGYSVGVASLGSLDTIAPAVKKGDTELLNWVNTELETLGKENFIHKAYDATLKPAYGESIDPETVVVEGGKVK; this comes from the coding sequence ATGAAGAATATCAAAAAAATCCTAGCCGTTTTCTTTAGTGCCGTTATATTAGTAGGAATCTTAGCAGGCTGCGGCTCAAAAGCAACACCAGAGCCTAAGAAAGATCAAGCAGCAAAAAGCAGCATCGAGGAAATCAAACAGCGTGGGAAAATCAAAATTGGGGTATTTAGTGACAAACCTCCATTTGGCTTTGTAGATGCCAATGGCAAGAATCAAGGTTTTGATGTGTTCATTGCTAAACGATTTGCTAAAGATCTGTTGGGCGATGAATCAAAAGTAGAGTTTGTTTTAGTGGAAGCAGCAAGCAGAGTTGAATTTCTGCAAGCAAATAAAGTTGACCTGATTTTGGCTAACTTCACTGTTACAGATGAACGCAAGCAAAAAGTTGATTTTGCAAATCCATACATGAAGGTTGCTCTTGGCGTAGTGTCTCCAAATGGTGAACCGATTACTTCTGTGGACCAATTGAAAGGTAAAAAATTGATTGTCAACAAAGGCACAACAGCTGAAACCTTTTTCACCAAGAACTATCCAGATATCGAATTGTTAAAATATGATCAAAATACAGAAGCTTTTGAAGCATTAAAAGATAAACGCGGTGTTGCTTTGGCTCATGATAATACATTGTTATTTGCCTGGGCAAGAGAAAACACAGGTTATTCCGTTGGTGTAGCTTCATTGGGCAGTCTTGATACCATTGCTCCTGCAGTTAAAAAAGGTGATACAGAACTTCTTAACTGGGTGAATACAGAATTAGAAACGTTGGGTAAAGAGAACTTCATTCACAAAGCATATGATGCAACTCTAAAACCTGCTTATGGTGAATCCATTGATCCAGAAACCGTTGTAGTAGAAGGCGGAAAAGTGAAGTAA
- a CDS encoding amino acid ABC transporter ATP-binding protein: MNKENHQVLLEIKDLHKEYDTRTVLDGIHLQVHKGEVIVVLGPSGCGKSTLLRCLNGLESIQGGDIQFDGESLVGPNVNWQKTRQKIGMVFQNYELFPHMTVIENILLGPIKVQNREKKEVMEQATQLLERVGLSDRKDSYPRQLSGGQKQRIAIVRALCMNPEIMLFDEVTAALDPEMVREVLDVILGLAKQGMTMMIVTHEMGFAQAVADRILFIDEGKVCEMSEPKEFFTNPKTERAQQFLNIFQF, translated from the coding sequence ATGAATAAAGAAAATCATCAAGTCTTGCTTGAAATTAAAGATTTGCATAAAGAATATGACACAAGGACCGTATTGGACGGCATTCATCTGCAGGTGCATAAGGGTGAAGTGATCGTGGTACTAGGTCCGTCAGGCTGTGGGAAAAGTACATTATTGCGATGCTTAAACGGGCTGGAAAGCATTCAAGGCGGCGATATCCAGTTTGATGGTGAAAGTCTTGTCGGTCCCAATGTGAACTGGCAAAAAACTCGTCAAAAAATTGGTATGGTTTTTCAAAATTATGAACTTTTTCCGCATATGACAGTCATTGAAAATATTCTTTTAGGTCCAATCAAGGTACAAAACAGAGAGAAGAAAGAGGTGATGGAGCAGGCAACCCAGCTGCTGGAAAGAGTAGGATTATCTGATCGCAAAGATTCCTATCCCCGTCAGTTGTCAGGGGGACAAAAACAAAGAATTGCCATCGTAAGAGCCTTGTGTATGAATCCGGAAATTATGCTTTTTGATGAGGTTACAGCAGCACTTGATCCTGAAATGGTAAGAGAAGTGTTAGATGTTATACTGGGGCTGGCAAAGCAGGGCATGACCATGATGATTGTAACTCATGAAATGGGATTTGCTCAGGCCGTAGCCGATCGAATTTTGTTTATTGATGAAGGGAAAGTATGTGAAATGTCTGAACCTAAAGAATTTTTTACGAATCCCAAGACAGAGCGTGCTCAGCAATTTTTAAATATATTTCAATTTTAA